Proteins encoded by one window of Microbacterium testaceum:
- a CDS encoding bifunctional riboflavin kinase/FAD synthetase, with product MIVFRDPSEVPADFGPSVVAIGKFDGVHAGHRAVIDRARIDASDGARVVAVTFDRNPLSILRPEKCPPDVIGPHQKLELLERAGVDATLLLTFDEELAAIPADEFVLAVLVEALQARTVLVGRDFRFGAGGAGGPDLLVRMGAEYGFRVDVVDDVRAVHADRRVSSTWIREALSAGDVATAARLLGRAPSVWGEVVHGLKRGRELGYPTANLSPELEGFVPADGVYAGWLVDVDGARRISYPAAISVGTNPTFDDVHARQVEAYVIDETGLDLYGHHVEVRFVERVREMTAFDGIDALLVQMADDVERARAILR from the coding sequence ATGATCGTCTTCCGCGATCCCTCCGAGGTCCCGGCGGACTTCGGGCCCTCGGTGGTGGCGATCGGAAAGTTCGACGGTGTGCACGCCGGCCACCGCGCCGTGATCGATCGTGCACGCATCGACGCGTCCGACGGCGCACGCGTCGTCGCGGTGACGTTCGACCGCAACCCGCTCAGCATCCTCCGCCCCGAGAAGTGCCCCCCCGACGTGATCGGGCCGCACCAGAAACTCGAGTTGCTCGAGCGCGCCGGCGTCGACGCGACGCTGCTGCTGACCTTCGACGAGGAGCTCGCGGCGATCCCGGCCGACGAGTTCGTGCTCGCCGTGCTCGTGGAGGCGCTGCAGGCGCGCACGGTGCTCGTGGGCCGTGACTTCCGCTTCGGCGCCGGGGGAGCGGGCGGACCCGACCTCTTGGTCCGCATGGGAGCCGAGTACGGGTTCCGCGTCGATGTGGTCGACGACGTGCGGGCCGTCCACGCCGACCGGCGCGTGTCATCCACGTGGATCCGCGAGGCCCTCTCGGCGGGCGATGTCGCGACGGCCGCACGCCTTCTGGGCCGCGCTCCCTCGGTGTGGGGCGAGGTCGTGCACGGGCTGAAGCGGGGGCGCGAGCTCGGTTACCCGACCGCGAACCTCTCGCCCGAGCTCGAGGGCTTCGTCCCCGCCGACGGCGTGTACGCGGGCTGGCTCGTCGACGTCGACGGGGCTCGGCGCATCAGCTACCCGGCCGCGATCAGCGTCGGCACCAATCCCACGTTCGACGACGTGCACGCGCGGCAGGTCGAGGCGTACGTGATCGACGAGACCGGGCTGGACCTGTACGGCCACCACGTCGAGGTGCGTTTCGTGGAGCGGGTGCGCGAGATGACGGCGTTCGACGGCATCGACGCGTTGCTCGTGCAGATGGCGGACGACGTGGAGCGAGCGCGGGCGATCCTGCGCTGA
- the truB gene encoding tRNA pseudouridine(55) synthase TruB: protein MVRPGILLVDKPGGITSHDVVSRARRALGTRKIGHAGTLDPMATGLLVLGVEGATRLLTYIVGADKTYEATVLLGVATDSDDADGVETARADAAAVAAVTDEAIAAGIADLTGDIQQVPSTVSAIKVAGRRAYDLARAGEEVELKARSVTVSHFEVRETRRGEGAIELDVVVDCTSGTYIRALARDLGRAVGIGGHLTALRRTRIGAFDVAAAASVDDIAEDALVAPATAAAVVMGVLAVGDDEARDLRHGKRIDGGGRLTGAVAAAIDPEGRLIGVVEKRGTQVKSVMNMPEEAAR from the coding sequence ATGGTGCGTCCCGGAATCCTCCTGGTCGACAAGCCCGGAGGCATCACCAGCCATGACGTCGTGTCGCGGGCGCGGCGCGCGCTCGGCACCCGCAAGATCGGACACGCCGGCACGCTCGACCCGATGGCGACGGGCCTGCTCGTGCTCGGCGTCGAGGGCGCGACCCGCCTGCTGACCTACATCGTCGGCGCCGACAAGACGTACGAGGCCACCGTTCTGCTCGGAGTCGCCACCGACAGCGACGACGCCGACGGTGTCGAAACGGCCAGGGCGGATGCCGCTGCCGTCGCCGCCGTGACCGATGAGGCCATCGCGGCGGGCATCGCCGACCTCACCGGCGACATCCAGCAGGTGCCCAGCACCGTCTCGGCCATCAAGGTCGCGGGCCGTCGCGCCTACGACCTCGCGCGCGCCGGCGAAGAGGTCGAGCTGAAGGCGCGGAGCGTCACGGTGTCGCACTTCGAGGTGCGCGAGACGCGCCGCGGCGAGGGCGCGATCGAGCTCGATGTGGTCGTGGACTGCACGAGCGGCACCTACATCCGCGCTCTCGCTCGCGACCTCGGGCGCGCGGTCGGCATCGGAGGACACCTCACGGCTCTCCGTCGCACGCGCATCGGGGCGTTCGACGTCGCCGCCGCCGCATCCGTCGACGACATCGCCGAAGACGCCCTCGTCGCACCCGCCACCGCGGCCGCCGTCGTGATGGGCGTCCTCGCCGTGGGCGACGACGAGGCGCGAGATCTGCGGCACGGCAAGCGCATCGACGGGGGAGGCCGACTGACCGGCGCGGTCGCGGCCGCGATCGACCCCGAGGGACGCCTGATCGGCGTCGTCGAGAAACGCGGCACGCAGGTGAAGAGCGTCATGAACATGCCCGAGGAGGCCGCCCGATGA
- a CDS encoding A/G-specific adenine glycosylase encodes MPGLAAPLIAWYRDAARDLPWRREGFGAWGTLVSEFMLQQTPVNRVVPHLEAWLTRWPTPADLAASPPGDAVTQWANLGYPRRALWLHRAAVEIRDRHDGVVPRDVEALLALTGIGDYTARAVAVFAYGDRHPVVDTNTRRVLARAIEGRAQPGPPHRRDLEAMEAELPADIAESAIVNAAAMELGAIVCTARAPKCEACPLAAQCAWRAAGYPASEDRRRKQATYEGSDRQTRGAVLKTLREAAPAAVPAFAVIPEWPDPAQRDRAIDSLIADGLVEAADEYLRLPGHPAS; translated from the coding sequence ATGCCAGGACTCGCCGCCCCGCTCATCGCGTGGTACCGCGACGCGGCCCGCGACCTCCCCTGGCGCCGCGAGGGGTTCGGGGCGTGGGGCACGCTCGTCAGCGAGTTCATGCTGCAGCAGACGCCGGTGAACCGCGTCGTCCCGCACCTCGAGGCGTGGCTGACGCGCTGGCCGACGCCCGCCGATCTCGCCGCCTCTCCCCCGGGCGACGCCGTCACGCAGTGGGCGAACCTGGGCTATCCTCGCCGCGCGCTGTGGCTGCACCGCGCCGCCGTCGAGATCCGCGATCGTCACGACGGGGTCGTCCCCCGCGACGTCGAGGCGCTGCTGGCCCTCACCGGGATCGGCGACTACACCGCGCGGGCCGTCGCGGTCTTCGCGTACGGCGATCGGCATCCGGTCGTCGACACGAACACCCGCCGCGTGCTCGCCCGCGCCATCGAGGGTCGCGCGCAGCCCGGTCCGCCGCACCGCCGCGATCTCGAAGCGATGGAGGCCGAGCTCCCCGCCGACATCGCCGAGTCCGCGATCGTCAACGCCGCCGCGATGGAACTCGGCGCGATCGTCTGCACCGCCCGAGCGCCGAAGTGCGAGGCATGCCCCCTCGCGGCCCAGTGCGCATGGCGGGCGGCCGGGTACCCGGCATCCGAAGACCGCCGACGCAAGCAGGCCACGTACGAGGGCAGCGATCGCCAGACCCGCGGGGCGGTACTGAAGACCCTGCGCGAGGCGGCGCCCGCGGCGGTCCCGGCGTTCGCGGTGATCCCCGAATGGCCGGACCCCGCGCAGCGCGACCGCGCCATCGACTCCCTCATCGCCGACGGCCTCGTCGAAGCGGCCGACGAGTACCTGCGCTTGCCGGGCCACCCGGCATCCTGA
- the rbfA gene encoding 30S ribosome-binding factor RbfA, which translates to MAGERQARVADRIRVVLAERLEKGLRDPRLGFVTITDVRVTGDLQHASVFYTVMGDEAHRADTAAALKSATGMLRSEVGKNLNTRLTPSLEFILDGIPENADHISALLREARERDESVAGLAASAAYAGDADPYVKPRDEDDEDDVDDDEDDDDLDEEDAPRA; encoded by the coding sequence GTGGCAGGGGAACGACAGGCCCGAGTGGCGGACCGGATTCGCGTGGTGCTCGCCGAGCGTCTCGAGAAGGGGCTGCGCGACCCGCGGCTCGGATTCGTCACCATCACCGACGTGCGGGTCACGGGTGACCTCCAGCACGCGTCGGTGTTCTACACCGTCATGGGCGACGAGGCGCACCGCGCCGACACCGCCGCGGCGCTGAAGTCCGCGACCGGCATGTTGCGCAGCGAGGTCGGCAAGAACCTCAACACGCGCCTGACGCCGTCGCTCGAGTTCATCCTCGACGGAATCCCCGAGAACGCCGACCACATCTCGGCCCTCCTGCGCGAAGCGCGCGAGCGCGACGAGTCCGTCGCCGGTCTCGCCGCCTCGGCCGCGTACGCCGGCGACGCCGACCCGTACGTCAAGCCGCGCGACGAAGACGACGAGGACGACGTCGACGACGATGAGGATGACGACGACCTCGACGAGGAAGACGCCCCGCGCGCCTGA
- the infB gene encoding translation initiation factor IF-2 translates to MAKPRVHEIASELGVDSKVALAKLKELGEFVKSPSSTIEPPVARKLRAALASEGSSSSSDAKPAASAARPGARPGPARPAATPGNRPSGPTPGPAKPAAPAAPAAAPAEAAPAASAPASEAPAAASAAKPSSPPSPGSTPPTPGAAAPGAGGPKPGPSAPPRPGGARPGNNPFASSQGMGQRPAGPRPGNNPFASAQGMGQRPTPGNIPRPQAPRPGAPRPGAPRPGGAGRPGGGGRPGAPFQQRPGGPGRPGGAGGGFQRPGGGAPAGGFAGRPGGGGGRGRGPGGGTAGAFGKGGGKSKQRKSRRAKRQEFEMRSAPVVGGVNVSKGNGEIIRLRRGASIADFADKLEALRGYTVQPGTLVTILFNLGEMATATESLDEATFEVLGAELGYKIQMVSPEDEDKELLEGFGLDLDAELEAESEDDLEIRPPVVTVMGHVDHGKTRLLDAIRQTNVVAGEAGGITQHIGAYQIWTEHEGIERAITFIDTPGHEAFTAMRARGAQVTDIAILVVAADDGIMPQTVEALNHAQAANVPIVVAVNKVDKPDANPAKVRQQLTEYGLVAEEYGGDVMFVDVSARQNLNIQALLDAVLLTADAGLDLTANPNKAARGVAIEAKLDKGRGSVATVLIQSGTLRVGDAIVAGTAYGRVRAMMDENGEAVEEAYPSRPVSVQGLNSVPRAGDVFIVTEEDRTARQIAEKREAAERNAQLAKARKRISLEDFTRALEEGKVESLNLIIKGDVSGAVEALEESLLKIEVDDSVQLRIIHRGVGAITESDINLATIDNAIVIGFNVRPDTKARERAAREGVDVRFYSVIYNAIDDVEQSLKGLLKPEFEEVQSGVAEIREVFRSSKFGNIAGVIVRSGTITRNAKARVIRDGVVLADGLAIESLRRFKDDVTEVRTDFEAGIGLGKFNDIQIGDEIETTELVEKPRG, encoded by the coding sequence GTGGCAAAACCACGCGTGCACGAGATCGCTTCCGAGCTCGGCGTCGACAGCAAGGTCGCGCTTGCGAAGCTGAAGGAGCTCGGCGAATTCGTCAAGAGTCCCTCATCCACCATCGAACCCCCGGTGGCCCGTAAGCTCCGCGCTGCGCTGGCCTCCGAAGGCTCGTCTTCCTCTTCGGATGCCAAGCCCGCCGCCTCCGCGGCGCGCCCCGGCGCCCGTCCCGGTCCGGCTCGTCCGGCCGCGACCCCCGGCAACCGTCCGTCGGGTCCCACGCCCGGACCCGCGAAGCCCGCGGCCCCCGCCGCTCCCGCAGCGGCTCCGGCCGAGGCTGCACCCGCGGCATCCGCCCCGGCCTCCGAGGCCCCCGCGGCCGCGTCGGCGGCGAAGCCGTCGTCTCCGCCGAGCCCCGGCTCGACCCCTCCGACCCCCGGTGCCGCTGCACCCGGTGCCGGTGGCCCCAAGCCCGGCCCGAGCGCGCCCCCGCGTCCGGGTGGAGCCCGTCCGGGCAACAACCCCTTCGCGTCCTCGCAGGGCATGGGCCAGCGTCCCGCCGGCCCCCGTCCGGGTAACAACCCCTTCGCTTCGGCGCAGGGAATGGGCCAGCGCCCGACCCCCGGCAACATCCCGCGTCCGCAGGCTCCGCGCCCCGGCGCCCCGCGTCCCGGTGCCCCGCGCCCCGGTGGTGCCGGTCGCCCCGGTGGCGGCGGTCGTCCCGGCGCTCCGTTCCAGCAGCGTCCCGGCGGTCCCGGTCGTCCCGGCGGCGCCGGTGGCGGCTTCCAGCGCCCCGGTGGCGGCGCTCCGGCCGGTGGTTTCGCCGGTCGTCCCGGTGGCGGCGGTGGCCGTGGCCGTGGTCCCGGCGGTGGTACCGCAGGTGCCTTCGGTAAGGGTGGCGGCAAGTCCAAGCAGCGTAAGTCGCGTCGGGCGAAGCGGCAGGAGTTCGAGATGCGGTCGGCGCCGGTCGTCGGCGGCGTCAACGTCTCGAAGGGCAACGGCGAGATCATCCGCCTGCGCCGCGGTGCCTCCATCGCCGACTTCGCGGACAAGCTCGAGGCCCTGCGCGGCTACACCGTGCAGCCCGGCACGCTCGTGACCATCCTGTTCAACCTGGGCGAGATGGCCACCGCGACCGAGTCGCTCGACGAGGCCACCTTCGAGGTGCTCGGAGCCGAGCTCGGCTACAAGATCCAGATGGTCTCGCCCGAGGACGAAGACAAGGAGCTCCTCGAGGGCTTCGGTCTCGACCTCGACGCCGAGCTCGAGGCCGAGAGCGAGGACGATCTCGAGATCCGTCCTCCCGTGGTCACCGTCATGGGCCACGTCGACCACGGTAAGACGCGACTGCTCGACGCCATCCGCCAGACCAACGTGGTCGCGGGCGAGGCCGGCGGCATCACGCAGCACATCGGTGCGTACCAGATCTGGACCGAGCACGAGGGCATCGAGCGCGCGATCACCTTCATCGACACCCCGGGTCACGAGGCGTTCACCGCCATGCGTGCCCGTGGTGCGCAGGTGACCGACATCGCGATCCTCGTGGTCGCGGCCGACGACGGCATCATGCCCCAGACGGTCGAGGCGCTGAACCACGCCCAGGCGGCGAACGTGCCGATCGTGGTCGCGGTCAACAAGGTCGACAAGCCCGACGCCAACCCAGCCAAGGTGCGCCAGCAGCTCACCGAATACGGTCTGGTCGCCGAAGAGTACGGCGGAGACGTCATGTTCGTCGACGTCTCGGCTCGACAGAACCTCAACATCCAGGCCCTCCTGGATGCGGTCCTGCTCACCGCCGATGCCGGCCTCGACCTCACGGCCAACCCGAACAAGGCGGCCCGCGGTGTCGCGATCGAAGCGAAGCTCGACAAGGGTCGCGGTTCGGTCGCCACGGTGCTCATCCAGTCCGGAACCCTCCGCGTCGGTGACGCGATCGTCGCCGGAACGGCCTACGGCCGCGTCCGCGCGATGATGGACGAGAACGGCGAAGCGGTCGAAGAGGCCTACCCGTCGCGTCCGGTCTCGGTTCAGGGCCTCAACTCCGTGCCCCGCGCCGGCGACGTCTTCATCGTCACCGAAGAGGACCGCACCGCCCGTCAGATCGCCGAAAAGCGTGAAGCGGCCGAGCGCAACGCCCAGCTGGCCAAGGCCCGCAAGCGCATCTCGCTCGAGGACTTCACCCGCGCTCTCGAAGAGGGCAAGGTCGAGTCGCTCAACCTCATCATCAAGGGTGACGTGTCGGGTGCCGTCGAGGCACTCGAGGAGTCGCTGCTCAAGATCGAGGTCGACGACAGTGTCCAGCTGCGCATCATCCACCGCGGTGTGGGTGCGATCACCGAGTCGGACATCAACCTGGCCACGATCGACAACGCGATCGTGATCGGCTTCAACGTCCGTCCCGACACGAAGGCCCGTGAGCGCGCCGCCCGCGAGGGTGTCGACGTGCGGTTCTACTCGGTCATCTACAACGCGATCGACGACGTCGAGCAGTCGCTCAAGGGCCTGCTCAAGCCGGAGTTCGAAGAGGTGCAGTCGGGTGTCGCCGAGATCCGCGAGGTGTTCCGCTCCTCGAAGTTCGGCAACATCGCCGGTGTCATCGTGCGATCGGGAACGATCACGCGAAACGCCAAGGCTCGCGTCATCCGCGACGGTGTCGTGCTGGCCGACGGCCTGGCCATCGAGTCGCTGCGTCGCTTCAAGGACGACGTCACCGAGGTTCGGACGGACTTCGAGGCCGGTATCGGTCTCGGCAAGTTCAACGACATCCAGATCGGCGACGAGATCGAAACGACGGAACTCGTCGAGAAGCCGCGAGGCTGA
- a CDS encoding YlxR family protein — MEPVRTCVGCRARAPRSSLLRVVADGSVLVADERAVLPGRGAWVHETDACVSKALARRAFVRALRVSGPLDTQTFESHHQRKG; from the coding sequence ATGGAACCCGTACGAACGTGCGTCGGATGCCGCGCACGTGCCCCCCGATCCTCGCTTCTGCGTGTGGTCGCGGATGGATCCGTCCTCGTCGCTGACGAGCGGGCGGTTCTTCCCGGCCGGGGCGCGTGGGTGCACGAGACGGACGCGTGTGTGAGCAAAGCGCTCGCACGGCGCGCCTTCGTACGAGCATTGCGTGTGTCAGGCCCGCTTGACACGCAGACCTTCGAATCACACCACCAGCGAAAAGGCTGA
- the nusA gene encoding transcription termination factor NusA — translation MDIDLALLKTIEREKEIPFDELARIIEQAILTAYAKHISPTGEIPTGARATLDRKTGHVGIFTPVTDDEGAIIGEEEQAPDDFGRIAAFAAKQVISQRLRDIADDAVLGEFRGKEGDIVAGVVQQGPNPRMVHVDLGTVEAILPPEEQVPGETYAHGSRLRVYVTSVSKGNKGPQITVSRTHPGLVRKLFALEVPEIAAGLVEIVSLAREAGHRSKIAVKANDPTVNAKGACIGELGRRVRAVTEELAGEKIDIIDYDAELPRFVANALSPAKVTSSFVLDATTKAVRALVPDYQLSLAIGKEGQNARLAAKLTGAKIDIQPDSILEDN, via the coding sequence GTGGACATCGATCTCGCATTACTGAAGACGATCGAACGCGAGAAGGAGATTCCCTTCGACGAACTCGCGCGCATCATCGAGCAGGCGATCCTGACCGCCTACGCCAAGCACATCTCGCCGACCGGTGAGATCCCCACCGGTGCACGCGCCACCCTCGACCGCAAGACCGGCCACGTGGGCATCTTCACGCCCGTGACCGACGACGAGGGCGCGATCATCGGCGAAGAGGAGCAGGCCCCCGACGACTTCGGTCGCATCGCCGCCTTCGCCGCCAAGCAGGTCATCAGCCAGCGTCTGCGCGACATCGCCGACGACGCCGTGCTGGGCGAGTTCCGCGGCAAAGAGGGCGACATCGTCGCCGGCGTCGTGCAGCAGGGCCCGAACCCGCGCATGGTCCACGTCGATCTCGGCACGGTCGAGGCGATCCTCCCGCCCGAAGAGCAGGTGCCCGGCGAGACCTACGCCCACGGCTCGCGACTGCGCGTCTACGTCACGAGCGTCTCGAAGGGCAACAAGGGCCCGCAGATCACCGTGTCGCGCACCCACCCCGGCCTTGTCCGCAAGCTCTTCGCCCTCGAGGTGCCCGAGATCGCCGCGGGGCTCGTCGAGATCGTCTCGCTCGCCCGCGAGGCCGGCCACCGTTCGAAGATCGCGGTCAAGGCCAACGACCCGACAGTGAACGCCAAGGGCGCCTGCATCGGAGAGCTCGGCCGCCGCGTGCGCGCCGTCACCGAAGAGCTCGCCGGCGAGAAGATCGACATCATCGACTACGACGCCGAGCTGCCGCGCTTCGTCGCGAACGCCCTGTCGCCGGCGAAGGTCACCTCGTCGTTCGTCCTGGATGCCACGACCAAGGCCGTCCGCGCCCTCGTGCCCGACTACCAGCTGTCGCTCGCGATCGGCAAAGAGGGGCAGAACGCCCGTCTGGCCGCCAAGCTGACCGGTGCGAAGATCGACATCCAGCCCGACAGCATCCTCGAAGACAACTGA
- a CDS encoding HD domain-containing protein encodes MRISDFPVPDTLAARGALALAQKYQSPAITAHVLRSWLWAEAFGVVDGIRGIDHELLYVAAVLHDIGTVGEFDNHALSYEHAGGYVGVALTAGAGWEQPRRERVLEVIVRHNWPRVDPSMDAEGYLLEIATGLDISGARPDSLPEDFRREVLAAHPRGALAAEFGACVLDQAARKPDTAARRLVDGGVVAKLAANPLERL; translated from the coding sequence GTGCGCATCAGCGACTTCCCCGTTCCCGACACCCTCGCCGCCCGCGGGGCCCTCGCGCTGGCGCAGAAGTACCAGTCGCCCGCGATCACGGCTCACGTGCTGCGGTCGTGGCTGTGGGCCGAGGCGTTCGGGGTGGTCGACGGCATCCGGGGCATCGACCATGAGCTGCTCTACGTCGCCGCCGTGCTGCACGACATCGGCACGGTGGGGGAGTTCGACAACCACGCGCTGTCGTACGAGCACGCGGGCGGGTACGTCGGCGTCGCGCTCACCGCCGGCGCGGGGTGGGAGCAGCCCCGACGCGAGCGCGTGCTCGAGGTGATCGTGCGGCACAACTGGCCGCGCGTGGATCCGTCGATGGATGCCGAGGGGTACCTGCTCGAGATCGCGACGGGCCTCGACATCTCGGGCGCCCGTCCCGACTCGCTGCCCGAGGATTTCCGCCGCGAGGTGCTCGCCGCTCACCCACGCGGCGCGCTGGCCGCCGAGTTCGGCGCGTGCGTGCTCGACCAGGCGGCGCGCAAGCCCGACACCGCCGCCCGGCGCCTGGTAGACGGGGGAGTGGTGGCCAAGCTCGCGGCGAATCCGCTCGAGCGTCTTTGA
- a CDS encoding glycogen/starch/alpha-glucan phosphorylase → MPENTAELRPTHPLAIAPVVAPAASVDGFAKQFLQNLNFDQGVTLSTSDVNDQYLALAYTVRDYLMARWFDDRAQQKAQQNKTVCYLSAEYLLGRQLDNNLLAARLTDIATEALAQCGIDIDDLRQVEIEPGLGNGGLGRLAACFIDSLATMSIPTIGYGIRYEYGIFRQAFAEGQQVEQPDAWLRMGSPWDFAHPEAAQTISFAGRTETYDDEGVERTRWIPEWNVLAVPYNMMVPGYHNGRVNTLRLWRAVATNAFDLHTFNSGDYVESVRAQTFAENISKVLYPEDSTPQGKELRLQQQYFFVAASIADFIENVLPDDFDLEKLPERVIFQLNDTHPVIGVPELMRVLVDEKKLEWDAAWAITQKCFAYTCHTLLPEALEVWSVDLLGRLLPRHLEIIYRINDEFLLEVRERFGDDEMLIRNMSIIGEHPSRSVRMAYLATVAGSKVNGVAELHSQLLRDNVLKDFATMWPDKFTNVTNGVTPRRFLRLANPDLSSLITEALGAGWTVDLERLRGLEALADDADFRERFAAVKASNKRRLSNVLEARGEAPLDDGHMLDVMIKRLHEYKRQTLKVLHIVSTYEGIVSGRLDVHEVQARTFLFGAKAAPGYGMAKRIIHLINAVGEVVSADERVKGKLKVVYPANYNVTLAERIIPAADLSEQISLAGKEASGTGNMKLALNGALTIGTDDGANVEIRKLVGDDNFFLFGMSEPEVEALWAEGYRPADFYQKDERLRSAIDLIASGAFSGGDRTVFEPLVSNLLYEDRFMALADFSTYLDAQERVDAAYADQDGWVRSAILNVARSGYFSSDRAMRDYLDRIWHATPVS, encoded by the coding sequence ATGCCCGAGAACACCGCTGAGCTGCGCCCCACTCACCCGCTCGCGATCGCGCCGGTCGTCGCCCCCGCGGCATCCGTCGACGGCTTCGCGAAGCAGTTCCTGCAGAACCTCAACTTCGACCAGGGCGTCACGCTGTCGACCTCCGACGTCAACGACCAGTACCTCGCCCTGGCCTACACCGTGCGCGACTACCTCATGGCGCGCTGGTTCGACGATCGCGCGCAGCAGAAGGCCCAGCAGAACAAGACCGTCTGCTACCTCTCGGCCGAGTACCTGCTGGGGCGCCAGCTCGACAACAATCTCCTCGCGGCGCGTCTGACCGACATCGCCACCGAGGCTCTCGCGCAGTGCGGCATCGACATCGACGACCTGCGTCAGGTCGAGATCGAGCCGGGGCTCGGCAACGGCGGCCTGGGTCGCCTCGCGGCCTGCTTCATCGACTCGCTCGCGACGATGAGCATCCCCACCATCGGCTACGGCATCCGCTACGAGTACGGCATCTTCCGCCAGGCCTTCGCCGAGGGGCAGCAGGTCGAGCAGCCCGACGCGTGGCTGCGCATGGGATCCCCCTGGGACTTCGCCCACCCCGAGGCGGCGCAGACGATCTCGTTCGCCGGCCGCACCGAGACCTACGACGACGAGGGCGTCGAGCGCACGCGCTGGATCCCCGAGTGGAACGTGCTCGCGGTGCCCTACAACATGATGGTCCCGGGCTACCACAACGGTCGCGTGAACACGCTGCGCCTGTGGCGCGCGGTGGCCACCAACGCCTTCGACCTGCACACCTTCAACTCCGGCGACTACGTCGAGTCGGTGCGCGCGCAGACCTTCGCCGAGAACATCTCGAAGGTGCTCTACCCCGAGGACTCCACGCCCCAGGGCAAGGAGCTGCGCCTGCAGCAGCAGTACTTCTTCGTCGCGGCATCCATCGCCGACTTCATCGAGAACGTCCTGCCCGACGACTTCGACCTCGAGAAGCTCCCCGAGCGCGTGATCTTCCAGCTCAACGACACCCACCCGGTGATCGGGGTGCCCGAGCTGATGCGCGTGCTCGTCGACGAGAAGAAGCTCGAGTGGGATGCCGCGTGGGCGATCACACAGAAGTGCTTCGCGTACACGTGTCACACGCTGCTGCCCGAGGCGCTTGAGGTCTGGTCGGTCGACCTGCTCGGCCGCCTGCTGCCGCGCCACCTGGAGATCATCTACCGCATCAACGACGAGTTCCTGCTCGAGGTGCGCGAGCGCTTCGGAGACGACGAGATGCTCATCCGCAACATGTCGATCATCGGCGAGCACCCCTCGCGCTCGGTGCGCATGGCCTACCTCGCCACGGTCGCGGGCTCGAAGGTCAACGGCGTCGCCGAGCTGCACTCGCAACTGCTGCGCGACAACGTGCTGAAAGACTTCGCCACCATGTGGCCCGACAAGTTCACCAACGTCACCAACGGCGTGACGCCGCGCCGCTTCCTGCGCCTGGCCAACCCCGACCTCTCGAGCCTGATCACCGAGGCCCTCGGCGCCGGGTGGACCGTCGACCTCGAACGCCTGCGGGGCCTCGAGGCCCTCGCCGACGACGCCGACTTCCGCGAGCGTTTCGCCGCGGTGAAGGCCTCGAACAAGCGCCGCCTCAGCAACGTGCTCGAGGCCCGGGGCGAGGCGCCGCTCGACGACGGGCACATGCTCGACGTCATGATCAAGCGCCTGCACGAGTACAAGCGCCAGACGCTGAAGGTGCTGCACATCGTCAGCACCTACGAGGGCATCGTCTCGGGTCGCCTCGACGTTCACGAGGTGCAGGCGCGCACGTTCCTCTTCGGAGCGAAGGCCGCGCCCGGTTACGGCATGGCCAAGCGCATCATCCACCTCATCAACGCCGTCGGCGAGGTGGTCAGCGCCGACGAGCGGGTCAAGGGCAAGCTCAAGGTCGTCTACCCGGCGAACTACAACGTCACCCTTGCCGAGCGCATCATCCCCGCCGCCGACCTGTCGGAGCAGATCTCGCTCGCCGGCAAAGAGGCCTCGGGCACGGGCAACATGAAGCTCGCCCTGAACGGCGCCCTCACCATCGGCACCGACGACGGCGCGAACGTCGAGATCCGCAAGCTCGTCGGCGACGACAACTTCTTCCTCTTCGGCATGAGCGAGCCCGAGGTCGAGGCGCTGTGGGCCGAGGGCTACCGCCCCGCCGACTTCTATCAGAAGGACGAGCGGCTGCGCAGCGCGATCGACCTCATCGCCTCGGGCGCCTTCTCGGGCGGCGACCGCACCGTGTTCGAGCCACTCGTGTCGAACCTGCTGTACGAAGACCGTTTCATGGCGCTCGCGGACTTCTCGACCTACCTCGACGCCCAGGAGCGCGTCGACGCGGCGTACGCCGACCAGGACGGATGGGTGCGCTCGGCGATCCTCAACGTCGCGCGCAGTGGCTACTTCTCGTCCGATCGCGCCATGCGCGACTACCTCGACCGCATCTGGCACGCCACCCCGGTGAGCTGA